From the genome of Camelus dromedarius isolate mCamDro1 chromosome 19, mCamDro1.pat, whole genome shotgun sequence, one region includes:
- the ATXN1 gene encoding ataxin-1 isoform X1 gives MKSNQERSNECLPPKKREIPATSRPSEDKATAVPSDNHRAEGVAWLPGSAGSRGHAGGRLGPAGPPAELGLQQGIGLHKALSAGLDYSPPSAPRSVPATTTLPAAYPPPQSGAPVSPVQYAHLPHTLQFIGSSQYSGPYAGFIPSQLISPTASPVTSAVASAAGAATPSQRSQLEAYSTLLANMGSLSQASGHKAEQQQQHLGRTAGLLPPGSPPPTQQNQYVHISSSPQNAARPASPPALPVHLHPHQTMIPHTLTLGPSPQVVVQYTDSGSHFVTREATKKAESSRLQQAVQAKELLNGELEKGRRYGPPTSADLGLVKAGGKSVPHPHPYESRHVVVHPSPADYSSRDSSGVRASVMVLPNSGTPASDLEVQQVTHREASPSTLNDKSGLHLGKPGHRSYALSPQQALGPEGVKAAAVATLSPHTVIQTTHSASEPLPVGLPATAFYAGTQPPVIGYLSSQQQAITYAGGLPQHLVIPGTQPLLIPVGSADMEGSGAASAIVTSSPQFAAVPHTFVTTALPKSENFSPEALVTQAAYPAMVQAQIHLPVVQSVASPAAAPPTLPPYFMKGSIIQLANGELKKVEDLKTEDFIQSAEISSDLKIDSSTVERIEDSPSPGVAVIQFAVGDHRAQVSVEVLVEYPFFVFGQGWSSCCPERTSQLFDLPCSKLSVGDVCISLTLKNLKNGSVKKGQPVDPASVLLKHSKTDGLAGGRHRYAQQENGINQGSAQMLSENGELKFPEKIGLPAAPLLTKIEPSKPTATRKRRWSAPETRKLEKSEDEPPLTLPKPSLISQEVKICIEGRSNVGK, from the exons ATGAAATCCAACCAAGAGCGCAGCAACGAATGCCTGCCTCCCAAGAAGCGCGAGATCCCCGCCACCAGCCGGCCCTCGGAGGACAAGGCCACGGCCGTGCCCAGCGACAACCACCGCGCGGAGGGCGTGGCATGGCTCCCGGGCAGCGCTGGCAGCCGGGGCCACGCGGGCGGGCGGCTCGGGCCGGCGGGGCCCCCGGCGGAGCTCGGTTTACAACAGGGAATAGGTTTACACAAAGCGCTCTCCGCGGGGCTGGACTACTCCCCGCCCAGCGCGCCCCGGTCCGTCCCGGCGACCACGACGCTGCCCGCGGCGTACCCGCCCCCGCAGTCCGGGGCGCCAGTGTCGCCCGTGCAGTACGCCCACCTGCCGCACACTTTACAGTTCATCGGGTCTTCCCAGTACAGCGGGCCCTACGCCGGCTTCATCCCTTCCCAGCTGATCTCCCCCACGGCCAGCCCGGTCACCAGTGCGGTGGCCTCTGCCGCCGGGGCCGCCACTCCATCCCAGCGCTCCCAGCTGGAGGCCTATTCCACTCTGCTGGCCAACATGGGTAGTCTGAGCCAAGCCTCGGGACACAAggctgagcagcagcagcagcacttaGGCAGGACTGCGGGGCTCCTCCCCCCGGggtccccaccacccacccagcaGAACCAGTACGTGCACATTTCCAGCTCTCCGCAGAACGCCGCGCGCCCGGCCTCCCCGCCGGCCCTCCCcgtccacctccacccccaccagacGATGATCCCGCACACGCTCACCCTGGGGCCCTCCCCGCAGGTCGTCGTGCAGTACACCGACTCCGGCAGCCACTTTGTCACCCGCGAGGCCACCAAGAAAGCCGAGAGCAGCCGGCTGCAGCAGGCTGTGCAGGCCAAGGAGCTCCTGAACGGGGAGCTGGAGAAGGGCCGCCGGTACGGGCCGCCCACCTCGGCCGACCTGGGCCTGGTGAAGGCGGGCGGCAAGTccgtgccccacccccacccgtaCGAGTCCAGGCACGTGGTGGTTCACCCCAGCCCCGCCGACTACAGCAGCCGAGACTCCTCGGGGGTGCGGGCCTCTGTGATGGTCCTGCCCAACAGCGGCACCCCTGCCTCCGACCTGGAGGTGCAGCAGGTCACGCACCGGGAggcctccccctccaccctcaaCGACAAAAGCGGCCTGCACTTAGGGAAGCCGGGGCACCGATCCTACGCGCTGTCACCCCAACAGGCCCTGGGCCCGGAAGGCGTGAAGGCCGCCGCCGTGGCCACGCTGTCCCCCCACACGGTCATTCAGACCACACACAGTGCTTCAGAGCCACTCCCGGTCGGACTGCCGGCCACGGCCTTCTACGCGGGGACCCAGCCGCCTGTCATCGGCTACCTGAGCAGCCAGCAGCAAGCAATCACGTACGCGGGCGGCCTGCCCCAGCACCTGGTCATCCCCGGCACCCAGCCCCTGCTCATCCCGGTCGGCAGTGCTGACATGGAGGGGTCCGGAGCGGCCTCGGCCATAGTCACTTCATCACCCCAGTTTGCTGCAGTGCCTCACACGTTCGTCACCACCGCCCTTCCCAAGAGCGAGAACTTCAGCCCAGAGGCCCTGGTCACCCAGGCCGCCTATCCGGCCATGGTGCAGGCCCAGATCCACCTGCCTGTGGTGCAGTCCGTGGCATCGCCCGCAGCAGCCCCCCCTACGCTGCCTCCCTATTTCATGAAAGGCTCCATCATCCAGTTGGCCAACGGGGAGCTGAAGAAGGTGGAGGACTTAAAAACGGAAGACTTCATCCAGAGCGCAGAGATCAGCAGCGACCTAAAGATCGACTCCAGCACCGTGGAGAGGATCGAGGACAGCCCCAGCCCGGGCGTCGCAGTGATACAGTTTGCCGTCGGGGATCACCGAGCACAG GTCAGCGTGGAAGTTTTGGTAGAGTACCCTTTTTTTGTGTTTGGACAGGGCTGGTCATCTTGTTGCCCGGAGAGAACCAGCCAGCTTTTTGACCTGCCGTGTTCCAAACTCTCCGTTGGGGATGTCTGCATCTCGCTCACCCTCAAAAACCTGAAGAACGGCTCTGTTAAAAAGGGCCAGCCCGTGGATCCTGCCAGCGTCCTGCTGAAGCACTCAAAGACCGACGGCCTCGCGGGCGGTAGACACAGGTATGCCCAGCAGGAAAACGGGATCAATCAGGGAAGTGCCCAGATGCTCTCCGAGAACGGCGAACTGAAGTTTCCAGAAAAAATAGGATTGCCGGCCGCGCCCTTGCTCACCAAAATAGAACCCAGCAAGCCCACGGCCACGAGGAAGAGGAGGTGGTCGGCGCCGGAGACCCGCAAACTGGAGAAGTCGGAAGACGAGCCACCTTTGACTCTTCCTAAGccttctctcatttctcaggAGGTTAAGATTTGCATTGAAGGCCGCTCTAACGTAGGCAAGTAG
- the ATXN1 gene encoding ataxin-1 isoform X2 — translation MKSNQERSNECLPPKKREIPATSRPSEDKATAVPSDNHRAEGVAWLPGSAGSRGHAGGRLGPAGPPAELGLQQGIGLHKALSAGLDYSPPSAPRSVPATTTLPAAYPPPQSGAPVSPVQYAHLPHTLQFIGSSQYSGPYAGFIPSQLISPTASPVTSAVASAAGAATPSQRSQLEAYSTLLANMGSLSQASGHKAEQQQQHLGRTAGLLPPGSPPPTQQNQYVHISSSPQNAARPASPPALPVHLHPHQTMIPHTLTLGPSPQVVVQYTDSGSHFVTREATKKAESSRLQQAVQAKELLNGELEKGRRYGPPTSADLGLVKAGGKSVPHPHPYESRHVVVHPSPADYSSRDSSGVRASVMVLPNSGTPASDLEVQQVTHREASPSTLNDKSGLHLGKPGHRSYALSPQQALGPEGVKAAAVATLSPHTVIQTTHSASEPLPVGLPATAFYAGTQPPVIGYLSSQQQAITYAGGLPQHLVIPGTQPLLIPVGSADMEGSGAASAIVTSSPQFAAVPHTFVTTALPKSENFSPEALVTQAAYPAMVQAQIHLPVVQSVASPAAAPPTLPPYFMKGSIIQLANGELKKVEDLKTEDFIQSAEISSDLKIDSSTVERIEDSPSPGVAVIQFAVGDHRAQGWSSCCPERTSQLFDLPCSKLSVGDVCISLTLKNLKNGSVKKGQPVDPASVLLKHSKTDGLAGGRHRYAQQENGINQGSAQMLSENGELKFPEKIGLPAAPLLTKIEPSKPTATRKRRWSAPETRKLEKSEDEPPLTLPKPSLISQEVKICIEGRSNVGK, via the exons ATGAAATCCAACCAAGAGCGCAGCAACGAATGCCTGCCTCCCAAGAAGCGCGAGATCCCCGCCACCAGCCGGCCCTCGGAGGACAAGGCCACGGCCGTGCCCAGCGACAACCACCGCGCGGAGGGCGTGGCATGGCTCCCGGGCAGCGCTGGCAGCCGGGGCCACGCGGGCGGGCGGCTCGGGCCGGCGGGGCCCCCGGCGGAGCTCGGTTTACAACAGGGAATAGGTTTACACAAAGCGCTCTCCGCGGGGCTGGACTACTCCCCGCCCAGCGCGCCCCGGTCCGTCCCGGCGACCACGACGCTGCCCGCGGCGTACCCGCCCCCGCAGTCCGGGGCGCCAGTGTCGCCCGTGCAGTACGCCCACCTGCCGCACACTTTACAGTTCATCGGGTCTTCCCAGTACAGCGGGCCCTACGCCGGCTTCATCCCTTCCCAGCTGATCTCCCCCACGGCCAGCCCGGTCACCAGTGCGGTGGCCTCTGCCGCCGGGGCCGCCACTCCATCCCAGCGCTCCCAGCTGGAGGCCTATTCCACTCTGCTGGCCAACATGGGTAGTCTGAGCCAAGCCTCGGGACACAAggctgagcagcagcagcagcacttaGGCAGGACTGCGGGGCTCCTCCCCCCGGggtccccaccacccacccagcaGAACCAGTACGTGCACATTTCCAGCTCTCCGCAGAACGCCGCGCGCCCGGCCTCCCCGCCGGCCCTCCCcgtccacctccacccccaccagacGATGATCCCGCACACGCTCACCCTGGGGCCCTCCCCGCAGGTCGTCGTGCAGTACACCGACTCCGGCAGCCACTTTGTCACCCGCGAGGCCACCAAGAAAGCCGAGAGCAGCCGGCTGCAGCAGGCTGTGCAGGCCAAGGAGCTCCTGAACGGGGAGCTGGAGAAGGGCCGCCGGTACGGGCCGCCCACCTCGGCCGACCTGGGCCTGGTGAAGGCGGGCGGCAAGTccgtgccccacccccacccgtaCGAGTCCAGGCACGTGGTGGTTCACCCCAGCCCCGCCGACTACAGCAGCCGAGACTCCTCGGGGGTGCGGGCCTCTGTGATGGTCCTGCCCAACAGCGGCACCCCTGCCTCCGACCTGGAGGTGCAGCAGGTCACGCACCGGGAggcctccccctccaccctcaaCGACAAAAGCGGCCTGCACTTAGGGAAGCCGGGGCACCGATCCTACGCGCTGTCACCCCAACAGGCCCTGGGCCCGGAAGGCGTGAAGGCCGCCGCCGTGGCCACGCTGTCCCCCCACACGGTCATTCAGACCACACACAGTGCTTCAGAGCCACTCCCGGTCGGACTGCCGGCCACGGCCTTCTACGCGGGGACCCAGCCGCCTGTCATCGGCTACCTGAGCAGCCAGCAGCAAGCAATCACGTACGCGGGCGGCCTGCCCCAGCACCTGGTCATCCCCGGCACCCAGCCCCTGCTCATCCCGGTCGGCAGTGCTGACATGGAGGGGTCCGGAGCGGCCTCGGCCATAGTCACTTCATCACCCCAGTTTGCTGCAGTGCCTCACACGTTCGTCACCACCGCCCTTCCCAAGAGCGAGAACTTCAGCCCAGAGGCCCTGGTCACCCAGGCCGCCTATCCGGCCATGGTGCAGGCCCAGATCCACCTGCCTGTGGTGCAGTCCGTGGCATCGCCCGCAGCAGCCCCCCCTACGCTGCCTCCCTATTTCATGAAAGGCTCCATCATCCAGTTGGCCAACGGGGAGCTGAAGAAGGTGGAGGACTTAAAAACGGAAGACTTCATCCAGAGCGCAGAGATCAGCAGCGACCTAAAGATCGACTCCAGCACCGTGGAGAGGATCGAGGACAGCCCCAGCCCGGGCGTCGCAGTGATACAGTTTGCCGTCGGGGATCACCGAGCACAG GGCTGGTCATCTTGTTGCCCGGAGAGAACCAGCCAGCTTTTTGACCTGCCGTGTTCCAAACTCTCCGTTGGGGATGTCTGCATCTCGCTCACCCTCAAAAACCTGAAGAACGGCTCTGTTAAAAAGGGCCAGCCCGTGGATCCTGCCAGCGTCCTGCTGAAGCACTCAAAGACCGACGGCCTCGCGGGCGGTAGACACAGGTATGCCCAGCAGGAAAACGGGATCAATCAGGGAAGTGCCCAGATGCTCTCCGAGAACGGCGAACTGAAGTTTCCAGAAAAAATAGGATTGCCGGCCGCGCCCTTGCTCACCAAAATAGAACCCAGCAAGCCCACGGCCACGAGGAAGAGGAGGTGGTCGGCGCCGGAGACCCGCAAACTGGAGAAGTCGGAAGACGAGCCACCTTTGACTCTTCCTAAGccttctctcatttctcaggAGGTTAAGATTTGCATTGAAGGCCGCTCTAACGTAGGCAAGTAG